The following nucleotide sequence is from Streptomyces bathyalis.
GTTCATGGAGGTGTAGAGGATGACGAGCAACCAGATGTTGTCCAGCGTCCCGGTGGACTTGGCGAAGAGGTAGATCGGCAGCAGTCCGGCGACGACGGGGAGCATCTTCGTGGACAGAAAGAAGAACAGGACGTCGGTCCACTTCTTCACGGGACGGATGGACAGCGCGTACGCGGCCGGCAGCGCCAGCAGCAGTACGAACGCCGTCGAAACGACGGACGCGGTAACGGAGTTGGCGAGCGAGAACCACGGGCTCGGTCCTCCCCCGGCTCCGAAGAACTCGCGGTAGCCGTCGAGCGTGAGGGGCGCGGCCAGCGACGGCGGGTTCGTGGCGGCGTCGGCCTCGGAGTGCAGCGAGGTCAGGGCCATCCACAGCACGGGCAGTACGAAGAGGATCCCGACGAGCCATGCGATCAGGCCCAGTGCGGCGTTCCTCCTGCGCACCTTCCTCGGCGCGGTGTCCACGGCGGACGGTATGGAAGTGGCGGGCGACGCGGCGCTCATGATGTGGCCTCCTCACGGAAGAGGGACGAGACCACCCGCAGCGCGAGGGTGGCGATGATGATGGAGCCGATCACGACGAGCACGCCGGCGGCGGATGCGGTGCCGTACTCGTGGCCCTGGTAGAAGGTCTGGTAGATCGAGTACGGCAGGTTCGCGGTGCCGAGGCCGCCCGAGGTGATGGTGAAGACGGCGTCGAAGTTCTGCACGATGTAGACCGTGCCGAGCAGCGCGCCCAGTTCGAGATAGCGGCGCAGATGCGGCAGCGTGATGTAGCGGAAGACCTGCCATGCGCCGGCGCCGTCGATGCGTGCGGCCTCGACGGCCTCCGTCGGCCGGCTCTGCAGCCCGGCGAGCAGGATCAGCATCATGAAGGGCGTCCACTGCCACACCAGCGACGCCTCGACCGCGCCGAGCGGCATCTCGGCGACCCAGTCCGGCTGGGCCGCGCCGTCACCGAGGATCCAGTGCAGAACGCCGTTGAAGAGCCCGTACTCGGGGTTGTAGAGCACGTGCTTCCATAGCAGTGCCGCGGCCACGGGTACCAGCAGGAACGGCGCGATCAGCATCGTCCGGACGGCCGCGCGGCCCCTGAAGCGGCGGTCGAGCAGCAGGGCCAGGAGCATCCCCAGCACGAGGCTGACGAGCACGACGGTGACCGTGAGGAGGATCGTGGTGAAGACCGACTTGCGCAGCTCCGGATCGCCCAGCACCTCACCGTAGTTGGCAAGCCCGGCGAACGAACGGGCCTCCGGATACAGCGCGTTCCAGTCGAAGACGGAGATCACCAGCGTGGCCACCATCGGCAGCTGCGTGACGATGATCAGGAAGATCAGCGCGGGCATCAGCGGCGCGCGGGTGACCCAGGCGCGCAGCCCCGGCGGCGGTTTCGCCGGGCCCGCGGGCCGTGCGGTGCGGTGCCCGGACCCGCCGGGCGGTGTGGTCGTAGTGGTGGTCGTCGACTCGGTCGTGTTCGTCACTGCCCTCGCCCCTCGTACTCCTCGGAGATCTCTTCGGCCAGCTGCTGCGACTTCTTCAGGGCCGTCTCCACGGACTGGCGTCCGGCGATGGCCGCGCTGAGTTCCTGGGAGACCTTGGTACCCAGGTCGGAGAACTCGGGAATGTCCACGAACTGGATGCCGATGGTGGGGCGTTGCTGTACGCCCGGGTCACGCGGGTCGGCTTCGGTGATGGCCTTGCGCGTGGTCTCGCCGAAGGCGCCGGCGGTCTTCTTGTACTCGGGTATGCCGTAGGTGGAAGTGCGTTTGCCCGCGGGGACGTTGGCCCACCCGAACTCCTTGCCGACCAGCCGTTCGTACTCCTTGCTGGAGGCCCAGGAGATGAACTTCCACGCCTTGTCCTGGTTGCGGGAGGACTTCTGCAGGCCCCACGCCCAGCTGTAGAGCCAGCCCGAGGACTTGGTCTTCACGGTCGGCGCCGGCGCGTAGCCGATCTTGCCCTTCACGGGGGACTTGGCGGCTTCGAGCGAGCCTGCGCCCGACGTGGCGTCGTACCACATCGCGGACTTGCCCTGCGTCATGTTGTTGAGGCACTCGGCGAAGCCGGACTGGGTGGCGCCTGACTCGCCGTGCTTGCGCACCAGGTCGATGTAGAACTTGGTGGCCTTGACGAAGGCGGGGTCGGTCAGCTTCGCCTTGTAGTCCTTGTCGAACCAGGTGCCGCCGAAGGTGTTGACGACCGTGGTCAGGGGAGCGATCAGCTCGCCCCAGCCGGGCAGCCCGCGCAGGCAGATGCCGCTCATGCCCTTCTGTGCGCCGTCGGCCTTGGCGGCGAGCTCGGCGACCTGCGGCCAGGTCGGCTTGTCGGGCATCTTCAGGCCCTTCTTCTCGAAGACGTCCTTGCGGTACATCAAGAAGGAGGATTCGCCGTAGAAGGGCTCGGCGTAGGTCTTGCCGTCCTCGCCCTTCAGGGACTCGCGGATCGGAGGAAGGATGTCCTTCTGGTCGAAGCCCGGGTCCTTCTTCAGATAGCCGTCCAGGGGCTTGAGCCACTCGTTCTTGGCGTAGATCGGCGCCTCGTAGTTGCTGATCGTGGCGACGTCGTACTGGCCGGCCTGGTTGGCGAAGTCCTGCCCGATCTTGTCCCGGACGTCGTTCTCCGGCAGCGTCGTGAAGTTGACCTTGATGCCGGTCTTCTTGGTGAAGTGCTTGGCGGTGAGCTTCTGAAGCTCGACCATCTGCGGGTTGTTGACCATCAGGACGTTGATGGTGTCGCCGCCGGTGGCGAGACTCCCGGCGCCGGCGCAGGCGGCCAGCAGCACGTTGGCCGTGGCGACGCCTATGACTGCGCGTGTCCTGTGGCGGCTGCGGATGCGCATGTGCGGTCTCCTGGTCATATGGGGGCGAAACGGGCGGTGGATGCACGGGACGGGCCGGCGGCGGAGGGTGAGGCCGGCCGTGTACGGGCCTTCAGGCCCTGATCACTTGAGGTCCGCGCAGCGAGTACCGGTGGGCCTCGGAGGCGGGCAGCCCTGTGGAGGTGATGATCGTCTGGAAGTCGCCGACCTCCGCGAAGCGGCAGAAGCTGACCGCGCCGAACTTCGTGTGCATGCCGGCGAAGACGCGGCGCCGTGAGGCGCGCAGAGCCTGCGCCTTGACCTCGCTCACGGCCGGGTCCGGCGTGGTGAGGCCGTGTTCGCGGGAGATGCCGTTGGCTCCGATGAAGGCCAGATCGATGACGAAGCCGGCGAGCATCTTCGTCGTCCAGTGGTCGACGGTGGCCAGCGTGCCGCCCCGCACCCGTCCGCCGAGGAGCAGCACCGTGATCTCCTCGGCCGTCGCGAGCGCGCCCGCCGCGGCGAGGGAGGCGGTCACGACGGTCAGCGGCCGGTCACGTGGCAGAGCCTCGGCGATGAGCTGCGGCGTGAAGCCCTCGTCGATGAAGACCGTCTCCGCGTCACCGAGGTGTTCGACCGCGGCGGCGGCGATGCGGCGCTTCTCCGGTACGTGCATGGTGGTGCGGAAGGCGAGCGTGGTCTCGAAGCCCGCGCTCTCGACCGGGTACGCGCCTCCGTGCGTGCGGCGCAGCAGCCCGTGGGACTCCAGTACGCGCAGGTCCCGGCGGACCGTCTCCTTCGCGACGCCCAGTTCGGCGGCGAGCTCGGCGACGTCGACGGAGCCACTTCGCCGGGCGGCCCCGACGATCTCCCGCTGACGTTCCTCCGCGCTCATGGACGACGCCCCCTTCCTCTCCGTACGGTCACGGATCTGCCCGTTCGGGCCCGTGTGGAGAGTTGTACAGCCCCTCGAACACGGGGACCAGGCCAAGTACCGACGGGATCGTGACCGTATCTGCCCGTTTCACCGTCGGTTGCGGGCCCTGTGCCCTGGGGCGGTGGGGCGCGCGCGGCACACCACGGTGTCTGTTTCGGGGGCCGTGATGCCCGTTCCAGGTCCGGCTCGTCAGGCCGGGCGCATCCGGAAGTCGTACCGAGCGGGCAGCGGCTCCGTGGTGAGGGCGGCCCAGGTCTCGCCGAGCACCTCGTCGCCCTCGCGCAGATCGTCGACGTCGAATCCCTCGTCGAAGACCGCCCGCGCCGCCTCCTTCTCGCCGTTCGCCAGCAGCACCTGGGCGTGCAGGAGCTGGAAGCGGCCGCGGAGCCGGAACCCCGGCGGCAGCAGTTCCAGGGCATCGGCGGCGGCGGATGCGCGGCCCGCCGCGAGGAGAACGGGCACCGCCTCGCGCACGAACGCGGCGAGGGTCGGCGCGGGGGCGGCCGTCGCCAGGTCCAGCGCGGCCAGATACCGGTCGGCGGCGCGCTCGGGATGCACGCCTCCGGCGGTGTCGTAGGCGTCGGCGTGGCCGAGGCAGCGCAGGGACCAGGGCGTGGGCGCCGCCGCGGCAGAGCGCTCCCAACTGCGCACGGCCTGCGCCCGGTCGCCCGCGTGCCACTGCGCGACGCCCAGGTGGTAGTCGGTCACCGGTCCCGAGGGCGCGCACTCCAGCTGGTTGCGCCAGGCGTCGGAGACAAGTGAAGGACCGGGATCGGAGGCGGTCAGAGCGGGCTGAGCGCCGGCGGCGTCGTCGAGGAACCGCCCCTTCGTCAGCAGTTCGATCCAGGGCCGCTGCTGCTCGCCCATCGTCTCGCGGGGGAACGGCGTGCCGGTCAACTTGTGGCCGCCGCGTGCGACTTCGAGCGCTCCCCAGCCGGAGCCGGTGGCGAGCCACCTGCCGTCCCCTTCGGTTTCCGGCTCGGTGTCGGCATGCGGAAGCCAGGCGGCGAAGGCCGCGTCCACGTCGGCACGGGGCAGGGTCTCCTCCAGACGGGCGGCGGTGTGTCTGCGTGCGGCGGCCCAGTCGTCGCCGTGGAGGGTGGCCGGATCGACGGCGAGCGGCCCGTACGCCTCCAGCCATGCGAACTCCCGCCCCGCCTCCAGCGGAATGTGTTCGAGCTGGGTGCGGGCGAGGCCCGCCTGGATCTCGGCGTAGCCGCCGGTACCGGGCTCGGTGAGCCACTGCTGCCAGCGCCGCCCTCCGGGCCCGTGGCCCCACACGAACAGTTTCCGGCCCCGCAGCAGGTCCGTCGAGGTCTGGACAAGGCCTGTGCCCTGCTCGTCCAGGGAGGCGATCCACTTCCGCTCCTCGCGGGGGATCTCGTAGAAGTAGTCGGCCGGGAACTCGCTCCGCAAGGCGTACGAGCGGTCGACACCGTCCCACTCCGGCACGGGGATGCGGCGCAGGCGGCGCTCGTAGGCGAAGTACCAGGTCTCGTCCGCCGGAACGAGGACGCGGGTGCGCTCGTCCTCCGGCACCGCGATGTTGGACCACCAGTAGACGGGCACGGTGTGGTCGTGGGGATTGCGGATGCGGGCGCCGACGTAGAGGAAGTCGGATCCCTCCGGGAGCCACAGGTCCACCTGGAACGGAGTGTCGCGCAGGCGCTCCCACTCCCACAGCCGCAGCATGTCTCCCCCAGCTGCGGGTGGGTGGGGCCCCCAGTTGGGGGCGGGCACGCGGGCGGCGTGGACGGGCGCGACGGAGAGCGTGGTGTGGCCGGTCGCGCCGATGTTCCACTCGATGCCGCCCGAGAACCAGGCACCGTTCAGGGCGAAGTCCGCGGGCTGCAGAACGGGGTTGGTGTAGAGCAGCTCGCGTCCTGTGGGTTTGTGGTGCAGGGAGTGGACGCGGCCGCCGAGTCCCGGGAGCACGGTCACCCGCAGCCGGTCGTTCTCCAGGACCAGAGCGTCCAGGGAGGCGGATGCGCGCTCGCGCGTGTAGCCGTCGAGGATGCGGGTGGGCAGCACGGACCGCAGCGGTGCGTAGCCGACCTGACGCGCCATGTCAGGCGGCAGTGCGGCCCGTTCGTGCTCGTCGATGGTGTGCATCTCGTCGAGGGGCGCGAGCGGGGGCAGCGGATTCTCCGGGCCGACGGGTGCGACGGGCAGGGTCAGAGTGGTGCGGCGCAGCGTCGTCGGCACGGCTACCTCGATCCTCCGTGGGTGCCGCCGCCTTGCCGGGACCCCCTGATGACCATGGAACACGCTGGACGTCCCCTTGAACAGGCGCCGGTCTGCTGGGGACGCTCCCCCTCGCGCCACTGGCCCCCACCCGGGACGCCGGGCCCGGCGGGACTGTCGCCGGGGCGGGTCAGCTGCGCCGAAGCGCCCACGCGGCGGCGTAGCCGGTGGCCACGTCGAGGTCGCCGATGGTCCAGCCCGGCGGTGAGGCGGGCCGCTGTGAGGTGCCGACGTACGTGACCGACGGTTCCTCCCCGAGTCCGCTCCCGGTCCCCTTCACGTAGGCCTCCTTGCGCGTCCAGCATCGGGCGAACGCCGCGGGCCGCTGCTGTGGCGGCAGGGCGCCGAGCTCGTCCTGTTCCCGGGGGTGGAGGGTCCTGGAGACCTCTTCGACGACTCCCGGGCCCGGCAGCGACTCGACGTCGACGCCGACGGGTGCGGCGGCGAACGCGAGGAGCACCAGATCTCCCGCGTGCGAGAGCGAGAAGTGCAAGGGGTCGCCCGCGAGGCCGGGCCTGCCGTGCGGGCCGCCGCACACCGGGCAGTCGGCGCGGACGAGGGGGAGCTCGGACGGCGCGGTGTTCGTACGGCGGGCGAGTTCACGGCGCAGCGCCGTGTGCGCGACGTGGTAGCGGTCCCGGTCCTCCTGACGTCTGAACGCCGCGGCCCGTGACCGCTCGTCCTGGGAGAGCCACTCCAGTTCGCGGGTGGCGCGGGCGGCGTTCCCGGACACGCGAAGGATCACCGTCTCCGGGGCCGCGGGAGCTGGGGAAGGGGCGGGGCCGGCGGTCATGGTACGAACGTACCGTGACGGACGCCTCGCTCTTCCCGCCCTCGCTGCCGGTCATGAACGACATGCGGCGCACCGCGAGCGGACGCCGGTGGCTGACGCAACTGCCCGCCCTTGTCGAGGAGTTCCGCGACCGCTGGGAGCTGCGGCTCGGCGTCCCGTACCACGGCGGCAGCTGCTCCTGGGTGGCTCCGGCGCGGCGGGCGGACGGAACCGCCGCCGTGCTGAAGGTGACGTGGCCGCATGCGGAGGCACGGCCCGAGGGCGAGGTGCTGAAGCTGTGGGCGGGCCGCGGTTCGGTACTCGTGTTCGAGCACGACCCGGAGCGGTACGCCCTGCTGCTGGAACGCTGCGAGCCGGGCAGGGAGCTGCGCACCGCGACGGAGCTGCCTGCGGAGGAACGGCTGCTGCTGGGCGCCGGGGTGCTGCGGCGGCTGTGGGACGCGGGCCCGCGGACGGGCGTCGAGGACACGGGTACAGGCGCTGACACGGGCACGGGCGGCGACAGCCGAGTGCCGTTCGTGGAGCCGCTGTCGGCGGTGGCGTCCGGCTGGGCCGATCACGCGGAGGAACGCGTCGAGCGGTACGACTGGCCCGCCGGGGTCGATACCGGTCTCTTCCTGCTCGGCGCCCGGCTGCTTCGCGAACTCCCGCGCGCCGGCGGACGGAAGACCGTCGTTCACGGTGACTTCAACCCGGGCAACCTCCTGACCGCCGAGCGCGAGCCGTGGCTGGCGATCGACACCAAGCCGATGTACGGGGACCCCGCCTTCGACCCGTGGCCGCTGATCCAGCAGACCGACGACCCCTTCGGGCATCCCGATCCGCGGCGGGTGCTCGCCCGGCGTACGGCGCTCGTGGCCGACGCGACCGGTACGGACGTGGCACGACTGCGCGCCTGGGCAGTGGCACGCCTCGTCGACTTCCTGCTGTACCACCTCGACGGCCACGGCGATCTGTCGGACACCGTGCGGATGTCGGAGCAGGTACGGGTACTGGCGGAGCTCACCGAGCTCTGAACGGGCCCCGGCCTCGGCGCACTTCACTTCCCCTGTCGGCTGCCTGCCTGGTGGCCCGGATCAGTTCGGGGCCGGTTCTCGGCCGGCTCCCGGAGGTTGAGGTCGAGGAACGCGCGCAGCCCCGTCGTGATCTGGGAAGCAGGGGCCCCGGAGACCTTCGCCAGCAGGATCAGGCCCTGGATCTGGGCGAGCGTCAGGTGCGCCAGCAGGTCCGGCTCGACGCCTTCCCGTAGGACGCCGTGTGCGGCGGCGTGCCGGCAGGCAGCGGCCAAGTGCGCCTCCCAGCGCGTCAGCACCGCCGCGACATGTGCGCGGAGTTCTTCATCCGTGGTGGACAGTTCGGCGGCGAGGTTGCCGAACGGGCAACCCACTATCCGGCCGAACTGTTCCTCAAAGGTCCTCTGAACCAAGGTCACCGCATCGGCGACTGCCAGCAGCCGGGCTGCCGGGTCGTCCTCATCGACCTCGCCAAGGCTTCGTTCCAACTCCGCCGCGTGCAGGTCGACGACGGTCTTCGCCAGGTCGGCCTTCGAGGCGAAGAAGTGATAGAAGCTGCCCTTCCGCACGTCGGCCGTCGCGCACAGATCGCTGATTCCCACGGACTGGTAGCTACGGGTGATGAACAGCCTGGCCGCAGAACGGACGATCCGCTCACGTGTCTCCATAGCGGCCAACCTAGGGGGGAGTTGACCGGTCAGTCAACTCGCCGTTAGGGTCGACGGCCATGCAGATCCTGCGCACTCCCGCTGAACGATTCGCCGATCTCCCCGACTTCCCCTATGAGCCCCGGTACGCCAACGTGTCCGACGACGAAGGCGGCGAACTGCGGATGGCGTGGGTGGAAGACGGGCCCGCCGACGCCAGTCCCGTACTGATGCTGCACGGTGAGCCGTCATGGTCGTTTCTGTACCGGCGGATGATGCCGACGCTGGCTGCGACCGGCCACCGCGTCATCTGCCCGGACCTTGTGGGTTTCGGCCGCTCCGACAAGCCGACCGGGGTCTTCGACCACACCTACGCTCGCCACGTCGAATGGGTACGCGCCCTGGTGTTCGATCACCTTGACCTCACCAGCGTGACACTGGTCGGACAGGACTGGGGCGGCCTGATCGGGTTGCGCCTGGCCGCCGAGCACCCGGAGCGCTTCGCGCGTCTGGTGGTGGCCAACACCGGCCTGCCCACGGGCGACATCCCGATGCCCGACATCTGGTGGAAATTCCGCGAAGCCATCCAGGGCCAGCCCACCCTCGACATCGGCCGGTTCGTGCAGTCCGGATGTCAGCGCCCGATGAGCGACGCGGTACGCGCCGCCTACGACGCGCCGTTCCCCGACGATTCCTACTGCGCCGGTCCCCGGGCGATGCCCGGCCTGGTGCCCACGTCACCGGACGACCCCGCCACTGCAGCCAACCGGGCCGCCTGGGCTGCCTTGCGCGACAGCCCCACTCCGATGCTGGTGGCTTTCAGCGACGGCGACCCGATCACCGAAGGCATGGCCCCGATCTTCCGGCGCGAGATGCGAGGCGCACAGGGACACGATCATCCGGTCATTCGCGGTGCCGGGCACTTCCTCCAAGAGGACGCGGGTGAGGAACTGGCCCAGCACATAGCTGAGTTCCTCGAACAACACACGGGTTCATGAATGAGCTGCAGGGCGCCGCAGGCCCCTGCTCACTCCCCGGTCGCTCCGTCCGCCAGTTCCCTCGCCACGTCGAGCTGGCCCACGTGCCGGGCGTACTCCTGCAGCAGGTGGAAGAGGATCCAGGCCAGCGACGGAGCCTCGTCCTCGGTGGGGAAGCGTCCGCCGAGCCGGGCGTGGGCGTCCAGGCGGGCCTCGCGGACGATCTCGCGGGAGCGGTCGCACTGCGCGCGGAACGCGTCGACGATGTCGGCCGTCACGGCTCCGTCCGGGACGCGCCATCTGTCGTCGCCGCCCCTGTCGCCCCACGGGTCCGGGACCCGCTCGGCCTCGAACCCCCATGCCAGCCAACGGCGTTCGACGTAGGTCAGATGCCGCACCAGCTCCAGCGGCGACCAGCCCGAGGGCACATGGCTCCTCCGCAGGTCGGCCTCCGACAGCCCGTCGATCTTCCGTAGCAGGGTGTCGCGGTAGAAGTCGAGGTAGCCGCGCAGCAGCGCGTGCGGATCGGCGACGGACGGATCGGGCTCGCCCGGCGGCAGCGGCGGGATCGAGGGTTCGATGGCGGTCACAGAAGTCCCGGTTCGTCGTAGGTGAGAGTGCGGGCGTCGGCGTCGAGTACGGCAGGGACACCGAGCGGAAGTGTGGGTGTCGACGGGCCGTGGCCGAAGCCGAGCTCCTCGACGACGGGAACGCCGAGCGGTTCCAGCCGGTCACGCAGCACCGCGCCGACCTCCTCCGGGTCGCCGCACGCCGTCCAGGAACCCAGCGCGATGCCGGCGACGCCGTCGAACCAGCCCGAGCGCAGCAGTTGCGTCAGCAACCTGTCGATGCTGTAGGGCGGCTGGTCTATGTCCTCCAGCAGCAGGATGCCCCCGGCGGCGGAGGGGCGGGCGTGCGAAGTGCCTCGCTCGGAGGCGAGGAGGGAGAGGTTCCCGCCGAGGGTCATGCCGTGGGCGCGACCAGGCACGAGCGTCCTGCTTTCGGCCGTGGGCCCGATGGTCAGGACGGTCTCGGGCTCGAAGAGCGACCGCCGCAGGTGCTCACGCGTCGCCTCGTCCTCGAGGAACGCGGCAGTCGTCGGCATCGGCCCGTGCAGGGTGGCGAGGCCGAGGCGCTGAGAGACGGCCTCGTGCAGGACGGTGAGGTCGCTGTAGCCGACGAAGAGTTTCGGGGCGGCCTCGCGCAGCCTGTCCCAGTCGAGCAGGTCGAGGACGCGCTGAGTGCCGTAGCCTCCCCGCGCCGAGATGACGGCCGCCAACGTCGGGTCGCACCACGCTTCCTGGAGGTCGCGGACCCGGTGTTCGTCGGTGCTGGCGAGGTGTCCGAGGGCCGGGTGAGGATCGAGGACGTGCGGGCCCACGTGAGGCTCCAGGCCCCACTCGCGCAGAATCGCCACGCCCGCCTTCAGCCGTTCCTCGGGCACCGGTCCGCTGGGGGCGACGATTCCGACACGGTCGCCCGGACGAAGCCGGGGCAACCTGGTCAGCGCTGCGGTCGTGCTGCGGCTCATCGGTTCAGCTCCAGTACCGGTACGTCGTCGCGGTCGATGCCGAAGGCCTGGGCGTACAAGGAGAGTTCGGACTCGACGGCGCGAATGATCGTCTCGGCGCGGCGGAAGCCGTGGCCTTCCCCCTCGAAGGTGATGTAGGCGTACGGGACGCCGCTGCCGTCGACCTCCGCCACGAAGCGTTCGCACTGGACGGGCGGGCAGATCACGTCGTCGAGCCCTTGCAGCAGCAGGAAAGGCACGCCTACGCGGTCGGCGCGGTGGAGAGGGGAACGGTCGTGGTAGCGCTCGGGGAAGCGCTCCCGGTCACCGACGAGGGACTCCAGGTACTGCGATTCGAAGTCGTGGGTCTCGTCGGTGGCCCAGCCGGCGAGGTCGAGGATCGGGTAGCTGATCGTCCCGCACGCGTAGAGGCCCTCGGTGGCCGGTGAGGTGAGGGAGGCGGCGCTGGTCCAGCCACCGGCGCTGCCGCCACGAACGGCTAGCCGCGCCGGATCGGCTTCGCCTTCCGCCGCCAACTGGCGTGCCACCGCGGCACAGTCCTCGACGTCGACGATGCCCCACTGTTCACGCAGCCGGTTGCGGTAGGCACGCCCGTAGCCCGTCGATCCGCCGTAGTTGACCTCCACGACGCCTATGCCACGTGAGGTGAAGTAGGCGATCTCCAGGTCGAGCACGAGCGGAACCCGGCTCGTCGGGCCTCCGTGCGCCCACACGACGTAGGGCGCCAACTCCCCGTCGGGCGCCTCGTATCCGGGGTGGCGCGGTGGGTAGACCTGGGCGTGGATGTCGCGCCCGTCGGGGCCGGTAAAGGTGCGTTCGTGCGGCTGAGGGTAGTGAGCCGGGTCGACGGGATCCTTGTGGTGTGCGGCGACGACCCTGCTGTGGCCGGTGCGCGTGTCGAGTTCGACGACCTCGTACGAGCTCTGCGGGCCCGCGGCGACGCCGAAGACACGGGTGCCGGCTGATGCCACGGCTGCCCATTCGGTCCAGGGGCCGGTGGCGTCGGCGAGTTCACCGCTTTCCGGGTCGAGCACACCGAGCCGAAGGGCGCCCCGCCCGTGCAGCGCCGCGATGAGGCCGCCCTCCAGAGGCTCGAACCACTTCTGCCCGATGCGCCACAGCCCGGCGGCGAACTCCTCCTCGCGGGGGCAGAGAGCCCTTCTGCCGCCGGGGTCGGTGGCGGACGCCTCGAGGTCGAGGCGCTGCAGGTTCCACCAGCCGGACTCGTCGGAGGCCATCAACAGGGCGCCGTCGGGAGCCCATTCGACCTGCGCGACCGACTCGTCCGGGCCCCCCGCGACGGTCCGTACATCCTCGAACCGGCCATCGGCGGTCACACGGGCCGTCTTCACCTGCGTGCCGTCCCAAGGCATGGCGGGGTGGTCCCAGGCGAGCCAGGCGACGCGGCTGCCGTCCGGGGAGAGACGGGGCCCGGTCACGAACCTGCTTGCGTCGTCGGTCAGTTCGCGCACGCGGGCACGGTCGTCGGCCGCGGAGCCGTCCAGCGGCACGGCCGCGATCACACGCCGCAGATCGGTGGGTCCCTCGCCGGTGAACTCCTCCAGCACACACCACACTTCGGGCCCCCCGGGGCCCTCCGGCACAAGCACCGGGTCGCACCAGCGCAGCCCGCCGGGGATGACTTCCGCAACGGGTGTGAGGGGGCGTGGTGACCGGTCGGGCATGTCGGGCTCGTAGGCGTAGAGCCGCTGGTCCGCGAAGTGGGTGAAGACGATCAGCGGCCCGCCCTCGTCGCGGGCGGTGCCCGCCCACGGCATCCCGCCGTATTCGATGACGCGGTTGCGCACGTTCCATGGAGCGGGCAGCACCGACCGGACCTCACCGCCGTCCGCGGACAGCCGCATCAGGGCGCGGCGTCCGCCCTCGGCGGGACGGGGCTCCGTCCACCACACCTCTGCGCCGACAGTGCCCAGGTAATCGGGCCGCCCGTCGTGCGAGGCGACGAGGGCGGCGTCGATGGGGGACGGCCAACTGCCGTACGGTGCCGTGGTCTTCGCCATGTGGGATGAGCCTCCGTGGGGGTGGGGGTCAGAGAGCGAGCAGGGCGCGGTCGAGGACGCGGGTTCCGAAGTGCAGGGCGTCGACGGGCACGCGCTCGTCCACGCC
It contains:
- a CDS encoding TetR/AcrR family transcriptional regulator codes for the protein METRERIVRSAARLFITRSYQSVGISDLCATADVRKGSFYHFFASKADLAKTVVDLHAAELERSLGEVDEDDPAARLLAVADAVTLVQRTFEEQFGRIVGCPFGNLAAELSTTDEELRAHVAAVLTRWEAHLAAACRHAAAHGVLREGVEPDLLAHLTLAQIQGLILLAKVSGAPASQITTGLRAFLDLNLREPAENRPRTDPGHQAGSRQGK
- a CDS encoding haloalkane dehalogenase, translated to MQILRTPAERFADLPDFPYEPRYANVSDDEGGELRMAWVEDGPADASPVLMLHGEPSWSFLYRRMMPTLAATGHRVICPDLVGFGRSDKPTGVFDHTYARHVEWVRALVFDHLDLTSVTLVGQDWGGLIGLRLAAEHPERFARLVVANTGLPTGDIPMPDIWWKFREAIQGQPTLDIGRFVQSGCQRPMSDAVRAAYDAPFPDDSYCAGPRAMPGLVPTSPDDPATAANRAAWAALRDSPTPMLVAFSDGDPITEGMAPIFRREMRGAQGHDHPVIRGAGHFLQEDAGEELAQHIAEFLEQHTGS
- a CDS encoding DinB family protein; protein product: MTAIEPSIPPLPPGEPDPSVADPHALLRGYLDFYRDTLLRKIDGLSEADLRRSHVPSGWSPLELVRHLTYVERRWLAWGFEAERVPDPWGDRGGDDRWRVPDGAVTADIVDAFRAQCDRSREIVREARLDAHARLGGRFPTEDEAPSLAWILFHLLQEYARHVGQLDVARELADGATGE
- a CDS encoding S66 peptidase family protein, which gives rise to MSRSTTAALTRLPRLRPGDRVGIVAPSGPVPEERLKAGVAILREWGLEPHVGPHVLDPHPALGHLASTDEHRVRDLQEAWCDPTLAAVISARGGYGTQRVLDLLDWDRLREAAPKLFVGYSDLTVLHEAVSQRLGLATLHGPMPTTAAFLEDEATREHLRRSLFEPETVLTIGPTAESRTLVPGRAHGMTLGGNLSLLASERGTSHARPSAAGGILLLEDIDQPPYSIDRLLTQLLRSGWFDGVAGIALGSWTACGDPEEVGAVLRDRLEPLGVPVVEELGFGHGPSTPTLPLGVPAVLDADARTLTYDEPGLL
- a CDS encoding LpqB family beta-propeller domain-containing protein — protein: MAKTTAPYGSWPSPIDAALVASHDGRPDYLGTVGAEVWWTEPRPAEGGRRALMRLSADGGEVRSVLPAPWNVRNRVIEYGGMPWAGTARDEGGPLIVFTHFADQRLYAYEPDMPDRSPRPLTPVAEVIPGGLRWCDPVLVPEGPGGPEVWCVLEEFTGEGPTDLRRVIAAVPLDGSAADDRARVRELTDDASRFVTGPRLSPDGSRVAWLAWDHPAMPWDGTQVKTARVTADGRFEDVRTVAGGPDESVAQVEWAPDGALLMASDESGWWNLQRLDLEASATDPGGRRALCPREEEFAAGLWRIGQKWFEPLEGGLIAALHGRGALRLGVLDPESGELADATGPWTEWAAVASAGTRVFGVAAGPQSSYEVVELDTRTGHSRVVAAHHKDPVDPAHYPQPHERTFTGPDGRDIHAQVYPPRHPGYEAPDGELAPYVVWAHGGPTSRVPLVLDLEIAYFTSRGIGVVEVNYGGSTGYGRAYRNRLREQWGIVDVEDCAAVARQLAAEGEADPARLAVRGGSAGGWTSAASLTSPATEGLYACGTISYPILDLAGWATDETHDFESQYLESLVGDRERFPERYHDRSPLHRADRVGVPFLLLQGLDDVICPPVQCERFVAEVDGSGVPYAYITFEGEGHGFRRAETIIRAVESELSLYAQAFGIDRDDVPVLELNR